Proteins from one Chroococcidiopsis sp. CCMEE 29 genomic window:
- a CDS encoding AraC family transcriptional regulator, protein MAIALSQDDYWTLFQESAVDRDVASTADQLDITRKYSSQWGHGFMREICLREGLTLDIANYQPHDDIITHSADREHPLEYSFNLPDGYPSSADAIPYHLFGSGIAPGGREKQYANQRIMWVSVHIEPEVFRSFAGNPSGQVPEALQHLIGDPNQKYYVRPGQATPAMHIALQQILQCPYQGFTQRMFLESKVWELMALLLEQEAETQQGRQPVVWLKPDDVDRIHQAKAILLQHLNNPPSLTQLARQAGLNECTLKLGFRQVFGTTAFSYLHHYRLEQARQLLTTDEMSVTQVAQSIGFARNYFTKAFRQKFGCTPLAYRKGHRVHFNIK, encoded by the coding sequence ATGGCGATCGCCCTTTCCCAAGATGATTATTGGACGTTGTTTCAGGAAAGTGCAGTAGATAGGGATGTTGCGTCTACGGCGGATCAGTTGGACATCACCCGGAAGTATTCATCGCAGTGGGGACACGGCTTTATGCGCGAAATTTGCCTGCGCGAGGGGTTGACACTAGATATTGCCAATTATCAACCCCACGACGATATCATCACCCATTCTGCCGACCGCGAACATCCTTTAGAATACAGTTTCAACCTTCCAGACGGTTATCCCAGCTCGGCTGATGCGATCCCTTACCACCTCTTCGGTAGCGGTATTGCACCAGGAGGGCGTGAGAAACAATATGCCAACCAGCGAATCATGTGGGTGAGCGTCCATATTGAACCAGAGGTGTTTCGATCGTTTGCAGGGAATCCCAGTGGACAAGTTCCTGAGGCGCTACAACATTTGATTGGCGATCCCAACCAGAAATACTACGTCCGTCCAGGACAAGCAACGCCAGCAATGCACATCGCCTTGCAGCAAATTTTGCAGTGTCCCTACCAGGGATTCACCCAGCGAATGTTTTTGGAAAGCAAAGTGTGGGAATTAATGGCATTATTGCTGGAGCAGGAGGCAGAAACTCAACAAGGTAGACAACCTGTCGTCTGGCTGAAGCCCGATGATGTCGATCGGATTCACCAGGCGAAAGCCATCTTGTTGCAGCACTTAAACAATCCACCATCTTTGACGCAACTTGCACGGCAGGCTGGCTTAAATGAGTGTACCTTGAAGCTCGGCTTTCGTCAGGTGTTTGGCACTACGGCATTTAGCTATCTACATCACTATCGGCTAGAGCAAGCTAGACAGCTGCTAACGACTGACGAGATGTCAGTTACTCAGGTTGCTCAATCTATAGGATTTGCCCGCAATTACTTTACCAAGGCATTTCGTCAAAAGTTTGGCTGCACACCTTTAGCCTACCGCAAAGGACATAGAGTGCATTTCAACATCAAATAG
- a CDS encoding AraC family transcriptional regulator: MKIALLQEDFFELLEKVRQNGENSSADDSDTLWAYPRQLGKGYIREIELRDGLHLSIRNYELYNDLVTEAPLREHPVEISCHLSGSSSSELGSVSAGQSWLFGSGIAPKEASVHSVGQKNLQVNVHIEPELLNTFVAGYSAPMPPVLNQLVRDYEQPQIQIPAMKMSPAMQVVLQQILHCPYQGFTKQMYLESKVWELIALQLDLITEEQQQQRHHWKIKSDDVDCIHYAREILLRDSNAPPSLENLARQVGLNECTLKRGFRQVFGMTVFGYLHHHRLEQARQLLEAGEMNVAEVARKVGFADRSYFAAAFCKKFGLNPGLYRKAWKSKLGAV; the protein is encoded by the coding sequence ATGAAGATCGCGCTGTTGCAGGAAGACTTTTTTGAACTTTTAGAAAAAGTTAGACAAAATGGCGAAAACTCTTCTGCGGATGATTCTGACACGCTCTGGGCATATCCTCGGCAGTTAGGGAAAGGATATATTCGGGAGATTGAACTGCGTGATGGACTTCATCTCTCAATTAGAAACTATGAACTTTACAACGATCTAGTTACGGAGGCTCCCCTGCGCGAACATCCGGTAGAAATCAGCTGCCACCTTTCAGGAAGTTCAAGCAGCGAGTTAGGATCTGTAAGTGCTGGTCAAAGCTGGCTGTTTGGTAGTGGCATCGCACCGAAAGAAGCTTCTGTGCATTCGGTTGGGCAAAAAAACTTACAGGTTAATGTTCATATAGAACCGGAGCTACTAAATACTTTTGTGGCAGGTTATTCAGCACCAATGCCACCAGTGTTAAACCAGCTGGTTAGAGACTATGAGCAGCCACAAATTCAGATTCCTGCCATGAAAATGTCTCCAGCCATGCAAGTCGTTTTGCAGCAGATTCTACATTGTCCCTACCAAGGTTTTACTAAGCAAATGTACCTTGAGAGCAAGGTTTGGGAGCTGATCGCTTTACAGCTAGATTTGATAACCGAGGAACAACAGCAGCAGAGGCATCATTGGAAAATCAAGTCAGATGATGTTGACTGTATCCATTACGCTAGAGAAATTTTGTTGCGTGATTCAAATGCTCCGCCGTCTCTAGAGAATTTGGCTCGTCAAGTGGGTTTGAATGAATGCACGCTCAAGCGGGGGTTTCGTCAGGTATTTGGCATGACTGTATTTGGGTACTTGCATCACCATCGACTAGAGCAAGCGCGACAGCTACTAGAAGCAGGTGAGATGAATGTCGCAGAAGTTGCCCGGAAAGTAGGCTTTGCCGATCGCAGCTACTTTGCAGCTGCCTTCTGCAAGAAATTTGGTCTTAACCCCGGTTTGTATCGAAAAGCATGGAAATCAAAACTTGGTGCAGTTTGA
- a CDS encoding TonB-dependent receptor, which produces MRQQRSRDKLGLSGALLLFSLGIALSIVYSASAEVVRVAPQSEELKTQRSQPKSNLQHLSEVEHPHRSVHLLTQEPLPFQAPGSPAAQVVKVQSVRLSPVPNGLEVILGTATRQQLQVLTANKGNTFIADIPNSQLALPEGNEFRANNPVEGIAAVTVTNLNANTIQVRVTGTAGVPKVEVFESDEEGLIFSLAPAQQTGKVPPAPAPQQPVAKPESQPEQEQQTPVAEPSGEEQPAAQAQEQEDIEVVVTATRTEEEVEDVPRTVRVITREEIEQQTNVSRNLGDILGRTIPGFEPPNATNRPNSLRGRPPAILIDGVPQQSNDSFSPWLSFITPDQIERIEVVPGPSATYGQGATGGIINIITKRPSEERLTSTVEIGVNAAAGGDAFLTGDSFGNYIEYGLSGTEGSFDYVINLSRNDVGSFFDAEGDRIPNGNLNLDDTENLAFLGKVGVTFNDQQRLQVTVNHTSELQEVNYLSDPIILEIPGEQKARAIRREVDFIGASDPTVRSTNFNLNYTHKNLFGSQVQATAYYRQSEYIERTIFDDRGGFFDGIVRTPSSDEVFGGRLQIQTPLFNTVSLLWGADYEYQKKDPVLLEFFDEQAFDLSEGQIAQKIGEEVYIPAYDLSDLGLFAQLQWDVSDRWQLSGGVRHERFGLDADDYTPRYDNNFERYSGPPVEGGEQDFSETVFNVGAVFKVTPELSLFASFAQGFSLPGLGFGALGFPPVGFAVGEDLLGLEPQKVDNYEIGVRGNWNNVQASLSGFYNYSDLGANLVNFPGGGFEIVRAPQRNYGFEATLDWQPGRNWKLGSTLSSIFGENDEDNDDEFLALDSFDIPPLKLTAYVENQTTPGWRNRLQLLYLGNRDRGFEDGSDPVPIEDYLVVDLISGIQLGPGTLLLGIQNLFNNQYQSVAQQLDVGIDGELFNYAERGRTFSVNYRVTW; this is translated from the coding sequence ATGAGGCAACAAAGATCGCGGGATAAGTTGGGGTTGAGTGGGGCGTTATTACTATTTTCCCTTGGAATTGCTCTATCTATTGTCTACTCGGCTTCGGCTGAAGTGGTTCGAGTAGCTCCTCAATCAGAAGAATTGAAGACACAGCGATCGCAACCAAAATCAAATCTGCAGCATTTAAGTGAAGTAGAACATCCCCACAGGAGTGTGCATCTGTTAACTCAGGAGCCTTTGCCTTTCCAAGCTCCTGGTTCGCCTGCGGCACAAGTCGTCAAGGTACAGAGTGTACGGCTTAGTCCGGTTCCTAATGGCCTGGAAGTCATTTTAGGAACTGCTACCAGGCAACAGCTGCAAGTTTTGACGGCGAACAAGGGCAATACTTTTATTGCTGACATCCCCAATAGTCAGCTGGCTCTGCCCGAAGGCAATGAGTTTCGTGCCAACAACCCGGTAGAAGGGATTGCTGCTGTCACAGTGACAAATCTGAATGCCAACACTATCCAGGTGCGGGTGACAGGAACAGCAGGTGTGCCGAAAGTTGAGGTGTTTGAGAGTGATGAGGAAGGACTAATTTTCAGTCTGGCACCAGCCCAACAGACAGGTAAAGTGCCGCCAGCTCCAGCACCACAGCAGCCAGTGGCTAAGCCAGAATCGCAGCCAGAACAGGAGCAACAGACACCAGTGGCAGAGCCTTCAGGGGAGGAGCAGCCAGCTGCCCAAGCCCAGGAGCAAGAGGACATTGAAGTGGTGGTAACCGCCACGCGCACGGAAGAAGAAGTAGAAGACGTGCCACGCACAGTGAGGGTGATAACCCGCGAGGAGATTGAGCAACAAACAAACGTGTCGAGGAACTTAGGAGATATTCTCGGTCGGACAATTCCCGGTTTTGAACCTCCCAATGCTACCAACCGCCCAAATAGTTTGCGGGGGCGTCCCCCTGCTATTTTGATTGACGGTGTGCCTCAGCAAAGTAATGACTCTTTTAGCCCTTGGCTATCGTTCATTACACCAGATCAAATCGAGCGCATTGAGGTTGTTCCTGGACCCAGCGCCACTTATGGTCAAGGGGCAACTGGCGGCATCATCAATATCATTACCAAGAGACCGAGTGAAGAGCGGTTGACATCTACAGTCGAGATAGGTGTAAATGCCGCAGCCGGAGGAGATGCATTCCTTACAGGCGACAGTTTTGGTAACTACATTGAGTATGGACTCTCTGGTACTGAGGGCAGTTTTGACTACGTGATTAATCTATCGCGAAACGACGTTGGCAGCTTCTTTGATGCTGAGGGCGATCGCATTCCTAACGGGAATTTAAATCTAGATGATACTGAGAACCTAGCTTTTTTGGGCAAGGTAGGAGTGACCTTCAACGATCAGCAACGCCTGCAAGTCACTGTCAATCACACCAGCGAATTGCAAGAGGTAAATTACCTCTCAGATCCGATTATTTTAGAGATTCCAGGTGAGCAGAAAGCCCGTGCCATTAGGCGGGAAGTAGATTTTATAGGAGCTTCTGACCCAACGGTCAGAAGTACTAACTTCAATCTCAACTACACCCACAAAAACCTATTTGGCAGTCAGGTACAGGCTACTGCGTACTATCGGCAATCTGAGTATATAGAACGTACCATTTTTGACGATCGAGGTGGCTTCTTTGATGGCATTGTGAGAACTCCGTCGTCAGACGAAGTTTTTGGAGGAAGGCTACAAATTCAGACCCCCTTATTTAACACTGTCAGTTTACTGTGGGGAGCCGATTATGAGTACCAGAAAAAAGACCCAGTTCTCTTAGAATTCTTTGACGAGCAGGCTTTCGATCTTAGTGAAGGGCAAATTGCCCAGAAAATTGGTGAAGAGGTTTACATCCCAGCTTATGACCTCAGCGACCTCGGTCTATTTGCCCAGTTGCAATGGGATGTGAGCGATCGCTGGCAACTCAGTGGCGGCGTGCGTCACGAACGCTTTGGGCTCGATGCAGACGACTACACTCCTCGCTACGACAACAACTTCGAGCGCTACTCCGGTCCTCCGGTTGAAGGCGGCGAACAGGACTTCAGTGAAACTGTGTTTAACGTCGGTGCTGTGTTTAAGGTGACACCGGAACTGAGTCTTTTTGCTAGCTTTGCCCAAGGCTTTTCGCTTCCGGGTTTGGGCTTTGGTGCCCTCGGTTTTCCACCCGTAGGATTTGCAGTTGGGGAAGATCTTCTAGGTCTCGAACCCCAAAAAGTGGACAACTATGAAATTGGGGTACGCGGGAATTGGAACAATGTGCAGGCGTCCCTGTCTGGCTTTTACAACTACTCTGACCTAGGTGCGAACCTTGTAAACTTTCCAGGCGGTGGTTTCGAAATAGTCCGCGCCCCACAACGGAACTACGGGTTTGAAGCCACCCTTGATTGGCAGCCGGGAAGGAACTGGAAACTTGGCAGCACCCTGAGTTCTATTTTCGGTGAGAATGATGAAGACAACGATGACGAATTCTTGGCTCTGGACAGCTTTGATATACCACCGCTGAAACTAACTGCCTATGTCGAGAATCAAACCACTCCTGGCTGGCGCAATCGGCTACAGCTACTCTATCTCGGCAATCGCGACCGAGGCTTTGAGGATGGGTCCGATCCTGTACCGATTGAGGACTATTTGGTCGTGGACTTGATTAGCGGCATCCAGCTAGGACCGGGGACACTGCTTCTTGGCATCCAGAACCTGTTCAATAATCAATATCAGTCAGTCGCGCAACAATTGGATGTAGGTATTGATGGCGAGCTTTTTAATTATGCAGAACGAGGTAGAACCTTCAGCGTTAACTACCGCGTCACCTGGTAA
- a CDS encoding HAD family hydrolase → MTAIQCGDVRFANIQAIVFDKDGTLEDSEAYLRNLGQKRSRLIDAQIPGIGDPLLMAFGINGDTLDPTGLLAVGSRRETEIAAAAYIAETGRGWLESLAIAHRAFDEADQFVGTAPSPLFVGSLEVLKYLSEAGLKLGILSAASTERVRAFVDRHQLGSYVQLQMGVDRGPSKPDPALFLQACQTLGVEPSATLMVGDSAGDIEMARQAGAAGCIGICWGKAEAAHLQTADVAITQLDEIQIVEP, encoded by the coding sequence TTGACAGCTATTCAGTGTGGGGACGTTAGATTTGCCAACATTCAGGCAATCGTGTTTGACAAAGACGGAACGTTGGAAGATTCGGAAGCATATTTACGCAATCTAGGACAAAAGCGATCGCGCCTAATTGATGCTCAGATTCCTGGAATTGGAGATCCCCTGTTAATGGCATTTGGCATCAACGGCGATACGCTCGATCCAACAGGCTTGCTGGCGGTAGGAAGCCGGCGAGAAACTGAAATCGCCGCCGCCGCATATATTGCTGAAACGGGGCGCGGATGGTTGGAGTCGCTGGCGATCGCCCATCGGGCCTTTGATGAAGCCGATCAATTTGTTGGTACTGCGCCTTCACCCTTGTTTGTCGGTAGCTTGGAGGTGCTGAAGTACCTATCCGAAGCGGGACTAAAGCTAGGAATTCTCTCAGCAGCTTCGACTGAACGGGTACGTGCTTTTGTCGATCGCCATCAGCTAGGTAGTTATGTCCAACTACAAATGGGAGTGGATAGAGGTCCCAGTAAACCCGATCCAGCTTTGTTTCTACAAGCGTGCCAAACACTAGGAGTAGAACCCAGTGCCACATTGATGGTAGGGGATTCTGCCGGTGATATAGAAATGGCGCGTCAGGCAGGGGCAGCAGGTTGTATCGGTATCTGCTGGGGAAAAGCTGAGGCAGCACATTTACAAACAGCAGATGTGGCGATCACGCAACTTGATGAAATCCAAATTGTGGAACCTTGA
- a CDS encoding iron-siderophore ABC transporter substrate-binding protein: protein MGKTCVPLSLQRVITIDPFSLENVLAFGIQPIGIASDSEWIEERYYLQERLAGVEFVGGYDQPNLEKILMLKPDLILGLDSVADTYGQLSQIAPTILSNFKSSSDWQKILMHNAEALGKTDVAKQLMEQYYSRLEEFKRQMGDRLTKTKVSVVRIYPEGIDIYRKNTFIGVVLEDAGLPRPAAQIEDMPGRLTSKELIHDADGDVIFVWSNESGQRHQEVQAIFDKLQNDPLWNQLNAVRQGKVFEVPSYWIGSSILSAHAVIDDLFKYLLE from the coding sequence ATGGGTAAAACTTGTGTTCCCCTGAGTCTCCAGCGCGTGATAACGATTGACCCTTTCTCACTCGAAAATGTTTTGGCATTTGGAATACAGCCTATAGGAATTGCATCAGACTCAGAATGGATTGAGGAGCGGTATTACCTCCAGGAACGCCTAGCCGGTGTTGAGTTTGTTGGTGGCTATGATCAACCTAACCTGGAAAAGATTTTGATGCTTAAACCTGATTTAATTCTTGGGCTTGACTCTGTTGCTGATACCTATGGGCAATTATCACAAATTGCGCCAACCATTTTGTCTAATTTTAAAAGCAGCAGTGATTGGCAGAAAATTTTGATGCACAACGCTGAGGCATTGGGTAAGACTGATGTAGCGAAACAATTAATGGAGCAGTACTACAGCCGTCTAGAGGAATTTAAGCGACAGATGGGCGATCGCCTCACTAAAACCAAAGTATCTGTTGTTCGTATTTACCCTGAAGGTATCGATATTTATCGAAAAAATACTTTCATTGGTGTTGTTTTAGAGGATGCAGGATTGCCTCGCCCAGCGGCTCAAATAGAAGACATGCCTGGTCGGCTAACAAGCAAAGAACTAATTCATGATGCCGACGGGGATGTCATTTTTGTGTGGAGTAATGAGTCTGGTCAGCGTCACCAGGAGGTGCAAGCAATATTCGACAAGCTTCAAAATGATCCGCTCTGGAACCAGTTAAATGCAGTACGACAGGGCAAGGTTTTTGAAGTTCCAAGTTATTGGATTGGTAGCAGCATTTTGTCAGCCCACGCCGTCATTGATGATTTGTTTAAGTACCTCTTAGAGTAG
- a CDS encoding Uma2 family endonuclease, with product MEPNIIDLSPIINLTDEQFYHLATSQPDQIKLERTPTGEIVIVTPHGAETSNRNARVIAQVVVWADEHEDLGLAFDSDTEFNLPNGGNRSPDAAWISRERWEALTDREREVFPPICPDFVIELRSPTDRLKPLQDKMQEYLNSGLRLGWLINRQDKQVEVYRAGQEKEVLRSPATLSGEDVLPGFVLKLEKIWR from the coding sequence GTGGAACCAAATATTATCGACCTCAGCCCCATCATTAATTTAACCGACGAGCAGTTCTACCACTTAGCTACGTCACAACCGGACCAGATCAAATTAGAAAGAACGCCTACGGGAGAAATAGTTATTGTGACTCCCCATGGAGCCGAAACTAGTAACCGCAATGCTAGAGTTATAGCTCAAGTGGTGGTGTGGGCAGACGAGCATGAAGACCTAGGGCTAGCATTTGACTCCGATACTGAATTTAACTTGCCTAATGGCGGCAATCGCTCTCCTGATGCAGCCTGGATAAGTCGAGAGCGGTGGGAAGCATTAACAGATAGAGAGCGAGAAGTATTTCCGCCTATCTGTCCAGATTTTGTTATCGAGTTGCGTAGTCCAACGGATAGACTCAAGCCACTACAAGACAAAATGCAGGAATATTTGAATAGCGGCTTGCGGCTGGGTTGGCTAATTAATCGACAGGATAAGCAAGTGGAAGTTTACCGCGCTGGGCAAGAGAAAGAGGTGTTGCGTTCACCCGCTACACTTTCAGGGGAAGATGTGCTACCTGGGTTTGTGTTGAAGTTGGAGAAAATTTGGCGCTAG
- a CDS encoding 30S ribosomal protein S1: MVNQKLTATEIGFTHDDFAALLDKYDYHFSPGDIVAGTVFSIEPRGALIDIGAKTAAYIPIQEMSINRVDAPEEVLQSNETREFFILTDENEDGQLTLSIRRIEYMRAWERVRQLQTEDATVRSIVFATNRGGALVRIEGLRGFIPGSHISTRKPKEDLVGEELPLKFLEVDEDRNRLVLSHRRALVERKMNRLEVGEVVIGTVRGIKPYGAFIDIGGVSGLLHISEISHDHIDTPHSVFNVNDEVKVMIIDLDAERGRISLSTKQLEPEPGDMIKDRQLVYDKAEEMAVRYREQMLAKQQGITVAAPESEASAESEEIPSAVEEYIPSAVEEELPVAVEEELPAAVEE; this comes from the coding sequence ATGGTCAATCAGAAACTAACTGCCACAGAAATTGGTTTTACTCACGACGATTTTGCCGCTCTACTCGACAAGTACGACTATCACTTCAGTCCCGGCGATATAGTAGCCGGTACGGTGTTCAGTATAGAGCCGAGGGGCGCTCTGATTGACATTGGTGCTAAAACGGCGGCTTACATTCCGATTCAGGAAATGTCAATTAACCGGGTAGATGCTCCGGAAGAAGTCTTACAATCTAACGAAACCCGGGAGTTTTTCATCCTTACCGATGAGAATGAGGATGGGCAACTAACGCTTTCGATTCGCCGCATCGAATATATGCGGGCTTGGGAACGAGTGCGACAGCTACAAACTGAAGATGCCACAGTGCGCTCTATTGTCTTTGCTACAAATCGTGGTGGAGCATTGGTGCGGATTGAAGGATTACGTGGTTTTATTCCTGGCTCTCACATCAGTACTCGCAAACCTAAAGAAGACTTGGTTGGCGAAGAACTACCATTGAAATTTTTAGAAGTAGACGAAGACCGTAACCGGCTTGTTCTCAGCCATCGCAGAGCTTTGGTTGAGCGGAAGATGAACCGACTGGAAGTCGGCGAGGTAGTGATTGGTACTGTACGCGGAATTAAGCCCTACGGTGCTTTCATCGACATTGGTGGTGTCAGTGGTCTGCTACACATCTCGGAGATTTCTCACGACCATATCGACACGCCTCATAGTGTGTTCAATGTCAATGATGAAGTCAAAGTCATGATTATTGACTTAGATGCTGAGCGGGGTCGCATTTCCCTTTCCACAAAACAGCTGGAGCCAGAACCGGGAGATATGATCAAAGATCGCCAATTGGTCTATGACAAGGCAGAAGAAATGGCGGTTAGGTATCGGGAACAAATGCTCGCCAAACAGCAAGGTATTACTGTTGCAGCTCCTGAGTCTGAAGCATCTGCTGAGTCTGAAGAGATTCCATCAGCAGTTGAAGAGTATATTCCATCAGCAGTTGAAGAAGAGTTACCAGTAGCGGTTGAAGAGGAGTTACCAGCAGCAGTTGAAGAGTAG
- a CDS encoding TonB-dependent receptor: protein MQWLVITGVFAAAVQFCCLNFVSYACGVMRKQRSRDKLGLSGALLLFSLGIILSTVHSVSAEVVRATPQSEEVGTKRSQPKSDIPRLSEVEHPQMSAQLLTQEPAPIPAKESEVVEIRGVKLNPTSKGLEVILETASGTLPQVLTSSYDNTFVANLINTQLTLPEGRSFRSDNPVAGITAVSVTQSTANSIRVTVRGKTGIPAVKLMPSSHGLVLGLTAPESDTAVELPSPSPAVPAQPPEESDVNAVNEQPVESVEGEEQIEIVVTGEREEGYRVPNATTGTRTDTPLRDIPQSIQVIPRQVIEDQQVIQLREATRNVSGVVEGSNFGNGGDAFLIRGFQPNNILLDGIELGSSNLGLNSSFRETANTQRVEVLKGPASVLYGTLEPGGIVNVVTEQPLAFPFYEVELQAGNFGLLRPSIDLSGPLNSDRTALYRLNAVYQTADDFRDFDQGIERVFAAPVLSLAITDNTDLILNFEYLYDERPFDRGLAAIGDGIADIPFDRILGEPDDINIREQYIAGYRLEHRFSENWQLRNAFRFISTERNTEAFQNRGDLNEETGDLARDVTDQNGILEGYTLQTNLVGEFSTGSIQHQLLLGIDLSRETNDFDNRSALEPSIINIFDPVYGASRPSRAELENENRSLFGGTLQALGIYLQDRITLADNLKLLVGGRFDIVDQDSFFTDISAGDILSDTSDWQQDEAFSPRVGIVYQPIEPFSLYASFSRSFAPNFGTTVEGDILEPTRGTQYEVGVRGELFEGRLTTNLAAYYLTKSNIAATDPDNEDFSIATGEQRSRGIELDVIGEILPGWNIIASYAYTDAEVTEDEGSPLEGNRLAGVPKHAASLWSTYEIQSGNLQGLGFGLGLFFVGERQGDLDNSFEVPSYIRTDASLFYRRDNWRAGINFRNLFDIDYIEAADTRSRITPGAPFTIIGSVSVEF from the coding sequence ATGCAATGGCTGGTAATCACAGGTGTGTTTGCAGCAGCCGTGCAATTTTGCTGTCTAAATTTTGTTAGTTATGCGTGTGGAGTGATGAGGAAACAACGATCGCGGGATAAATTGGGGCTGAGCGGAGCGTTATTACTATTTTCCTTAGGTATTATTCTATCTACTGTCCACTCGGTTTCGGCTGAAGTGGTGCGAGCCACTCCTCAGTCAGAGGAAGTGGGGACAAAGCGATCGCAACCAAAATCGGACATACCGCGTTTGAGCGAGGTAGAACATCCCCAAATGAGCGCACAGCTATTAACTCAGGAGCCTGCGCCAATTCCCGCCAAGGAATCAGAAGTCGTTGAGATCAGGGGTGTAAAACTTAACCCCACCTCTAAGGGGTTAGAAGTCATCTTAGAAACTGCTAGTGGGACTTTACCCCAGGTCTTAACTTCCAGCTATGACAATACCTTTGTAGCTAACCTGATTAATACTCAACTGACTCTTCCAGAGGGTAGGAGCTTTCGCTCCGACAATCCAGTTGCAGGAATTACTGCCGTCAGCGTTACCCAATCAACTGCTAATAGTATTCGCGTAACGGTTAGAGGAAAGACAGGTATCCCAGCAGTAAAGCTGATGCCAAGCAGTCACGGTCTTGTTCTGGGCTTGACTGCGCCTGAATCTGACACAGCAGTAGAACTGCCTTCACCATCGCCAGCAGTACCAGCACAGCCGCCTGAGGAAAGTGATGTCAATGCAGTTAATGAACAGCCAGTTGAATCGGTTGAAGGGGAAGAACAGATTGAAATTGTGGTGACGGGTGAGCGAGAAGAAGGATACCGCGTACCCAACGCCACCACTGGAACTAGAACAGACACACCATTACGCGACATTCCTCAATCAATCCAGGTGATTCCTCGGCAGGTGATTGAAGATCAGCAAGTCATTCAGCTCCGAGAAGCGACCCGTAATGTAAGCGGAGTTGTCGAGGGCAGTAATTTTGGTAATGGAGGTGATGCATTCTTAATTCGTGGTTTCCAGCCTAACAACATTCTGTTAGACGGCATTGAATTAGGTAGTAGTAACTTAGGTCTAAATAGCAGTTTTAGAGAAACTGCAAATACACAGAGGGTAGAAGTTCTTAAAGGTCCTGCTTCTGTCTTATATGGTACCCTTGAGCCAGGTGGCATTGTTAACGTGGTCACAGAGCAACCCCTCGCTTTTCCGTTTTATGAAGTTGAACTACAAGCTGGAAACTTTGGATTGCTTCGTCCTAGCATTGACTTGTCTGGTCCACTCAACTCTGATCGCACTGCACTTTACCGGTTGAATGCGGTTTACCAAACCGCTGATGATTTTCGGGATTTTGATCAGGGAATCGAGCGAGTTTTTGCTGCCCCTGTGCTAAGTTTAGCCATTACTGACAACACAGATTTAATCTTAAACTTTGAGTACCTCTACGATGAACGTCCCTTTGATCGCGGCTTAGCTGCCATTGGTGATGGGATTGCCGATATCCCTTTTGATCGGATTTTGGGTGAACCTGATGACATTAATATCAGGGAGCAATATATAGCTGGCTATCGTCTAGAACACCGTTTCAGCGAAAACTGGCAACTTCGCAATGCTTTCCGCTTTATTTCGACAGAGCGCAATACTGAGGCTTTTCAAAATAGGGGTGATCTGAACGAAGAAACGGGTGACTTGGCGAGAGACGTTACCGATCAGAACGGCATTTTGGAAGGTTATACTTTGCAAACCAATCTTGTTGGTGAGTTCTCTACAGGCTCGATCCAACATCAACTTTTATTAGGTATTGATCTTTCCAGAGAAACTAATGACTTTGATAATCGATCCGCGCTTGAGCCTAGCATCATCAATATTTTTGACCCAGTTTATGGTGCTTCTAGACCAAGCCGAGCTGAGCTTGAAAATGAAAATCGGAGTTTGTTCGGGGGCACACTACAGGCTCTTGGGATTTATTTGCAAGATCGGATTACTTTGGCAGATAATTTAAAGCTACTCGTGGGTGGACGTTTTGATATCGTAGACCAAGATTCTTTTTTCACAGATATTTCTGCTGGAGATATTCTCTCAGATACTAGTGACTGGCAACAGGATGAGGCGTTTTCTCCACGGGTTGGAATTGTCTATCAACCAATCGAACCGTTTTCCCTTTACGCTAGCTTTAGTCGCTCCTTTGCCCCAAACTTCGGCACGACAGTTGAAGGAGACATCCTCGAACCCACACGCGGCACGCAATATGAAGTTGGTGTCAGAGGTGAACTCTTTGAGGGTAGACTTACTACCAATCTCGCAGCCTATTACCTCACTAAAAGCAACATCGCTGCTACAGACCCGGATAACGAAGACTTTAGCATCGCGACTGGAGAACAGAGAAGCCGAGGAATTGAATTAGATGTCATTGGCGAAATTCTCCCAGGCTGGAATATCATTGCTTCCTACGCTTATACGGATGCAGAGGTGACTGAAGATGAGGGTAGCCCACTAGAGGGTAATCGATTAGCAGGTGTACCAAAACACGCTGCTAGTTTGTGGTCAACCTATGAAATTCAAAGCGGAAATTTACAGGGGCTTGGCTTCGGACTAGGTCTATTTTTTGTCGGTGAACGGCAGGGAGATCTGGACAATTCGTTTGAAGTGCCAAGTTACATACGTACTGATGCCAGTCTTTTTTATCGGAGAGACAACTGGCGTGCTGGCATCAATTTCAGAAATCTCTTTGATATCGACTACATTGAAGCTGCCGATACTAGATCTCGAATTACCCCAGGTGCACCCTTCACCATTATTGGCTCAGTATCAGTAGAATTTTGA